One Glutamicibacter mishrai genomic window carries:
- a CDS encoding VOC family protein, with protein sequence MDLFRSPQIVLFTRDINRASDFYRALGFEEAFRTPETGTPIHVDLVLDGYRIGLATESSTREDHGLEPVASGQRAAVILWTDDVPVAYARLVELGANAIKPPERWLENLLIAWVEDPDGHLVQVVQSLK encoded by the coding sequence ATGGATCTGTTCCGTTCGCCTCAAATTGTTCTGTTCACTCGTGATATCAACCGAGCCAGCGATTTCTACCGCGCGCTCGGGTTCGAGGAGGCCTTCCGGACGCCCGAAACCGGAACCCCGATTCACGTGGACCTCGTGCTCGATGGATACAGAATTGGGCTGGCCACGGAATCCAGCACCCGCGAAGACCACGGGCTGGAGCCCGTTGCCAGTGGGCAGCGCGCCGCGGTGATCCTGTGGACAGACGATGTTCCTGTTGCTTACGCCCGACTTGTCGAGCTTGGCGCCAATGCTATTAAGCCACCCGAGAGATGGCTGGAAAACCTGCTCATCGCCTGGGTCGAAGACCCGGATGGCCATCTCGTGCAAGTAGTGCAGTCGCTGAAATGA
- a CDS encoding alpha/beta fold hydrolase, giving the protein MNTHFIQRPDGVSVAVDEIGSDGPVVVLLHGLAGSSREMIPTARALSDHRVLMVDQRGHGRTTRRPEDLSRAAFVSDVIAVIEELSQGQRVTLVGQSMGAHTAFLVAATRPDLVDGLVMLEGHVAGNEDPEEAAGLGRYFASWPAPFADEKTAREFLGDEAIVDAWVADLKTTPTGLVPRFDADIMQRTIEAVHEPSWEQWQKLSVPTVAIFAKNGMFSEAEKSELIRRRPDTHRVDLSSGSHDAHLDNFEEWIGVLQLWMSREGTRGTTSPER; this is encoded by the coding sequence GTGAATACCCACTTTATTCAGCGTCCTGATGGAGTCTCGGTTGCGGTCGACGAGATAGGTTCCGACGGCCCGGTCGTCGTGTTGCTTCATGGGCTCGCGGGTAGCTCCAGAGAGATGATACCGACTGCCCGTGCACTGTCAGATCATCGTGTCCTTATGGTGGACCAGAGAGGACATGGCCGGACTACCCGTCGGCCTGAAGACCTATCACGCGCAGCGTTTGTCAGTGACGTCATCGCAGTGATCGAAGAATTGTCTCAGGGTCAGCGAGTGACGCTGGTTGGCCAATCCATGGGAGCACATACTGCCTTTCTCGTTGCTGCTACACGCCCGGACTTAGTCGACGGACTGGTCATGTTGGAAGGTCATGTCGCCGGCAACGAAGATCCTGAAGAAGCCGCCGGTCTGGGTAGGTACTTCGCATCGTGGCCAGCGCCATTTGCAGACGAAAAAACTGCACGTGAGTTCTTAGGTGATGAAGCGATTGTTGACGCATGGGTGGCTGACTTAAAGACAACACCAACAGGGCTAGTCCCACGTTTCGACGCAGATATCATGCAACGGACTATCGAAGCCGTACACGAGCCGTCTTGGGAGCAATGGCAGAAGTTGAGTGTTCCCACGGTCGCAATTTTTGCAAAAAATGGGATGTTCAGTGAAGCTGAAAAATCGGAGTTGATCCGACGTCGGCCAGATACCCACAGAGTGGATCTCTCTAGCGGTAGTCACGATGCCCATTTGGACAATTTTGAAGAGTGGATTGGAGTTCTCCAACTTTGGATGTCCCGTGAAGGCACAAGAGGTACTACCTCGCCCGAGCGCTGA
- a CDS encoding DUF6578 domain-containing protein, which translates to MKLERYYTAEWEWGCCGDPLRIGDIAELDVQYDTEYAQTMRSELSSVLPKPITGVETHQDDETVVRQGRIVALDAVIADMKWTVTPRTTPDPPLQDLGGGVFVSFGNTEPGEAEGERQTGTSRLKPVSVVPDPDAQPEGAGPDHTVFGEQISPEISGYLITLEVD; encoded by the coding sequence ATGAAACTAGAGCGCTATTACACTGCCGAGTGGGAATGGGGATGCTGTGGCGATCCTCTTCGAATTGGTGATATCGCGGAATTGGACGTTCAATACGACACCGAGTATGCCCAAACTATGCGTTCAGAGCTATCCTCTGTACTTCCTAAACCCATTACCGGCGTGGAAACTCACCAGGATGACGAAACAGTCGTTCGGCAAGGTCGCATCGTTGCGCTCGATGCCGTCATCGCAGATATGAAGTGGACGGTGACGCCTCGGACAACGCCGGACCCGCCGTTGCAGGATCTTGGTGGCGGAGTCTTCGTGAGCTTTGGCAACACTGAGCCCGGGGAAGCCGAAGGTGAAAGGCAGACAGGAACGAGCCGTCTCAAACCTGTCTCGGTAGTTCCTGATCCTGACGCGCAGCCTGAAGGGGCAGGGCCAGACCACACGGTGTTCGGGGAGCAAATCAGCCCGGAGATTTCCGGGTACCTGATCACACTTGAAGTGGACTAG
- a CDS encoding VOC family protein, whose translation MQLAATRIFTDNVDTLVSFYEALTGITAARLHPMFAELRTPAGTLAIASTATVPLMREGIAKAGANHSVILDFRVADVDATYLALQSVVTDFVNEPTDMPWGNRSLLLKDPDGNLINFFTPIPDIR comes from the coding sequence ATGCAATTGGCAGCCACCCGAATTTTCACCGACAATGTCGATACTCTCGTCTCGTTCTATGAAGCCCTGACCGGAATCACTGCTGCGCGGCTTCATCCGATGTTTGCTGAGCTTCGAACTCCCGCCGGGACGCTTGCCATTGCCAGCACCGCGACGGTGCCATTAATGAGAGAAGGCATTGCGAAAGCTGGCGCGAATCACAGCGTGATCCTCGATTTTCGCGTTGCTGATGTCGACGCTACCTACCTAGCGCTACAAAGCGTAGTTACAGATTTTGTCAATGAACCGACCGACATGCCATGGGGCAATCGCTCACTACTGTTGAAAGATCCCGACGGAAATCTAATCAACTTCTTCACGCCGATTCCTGATATCAGGTAG
- a CDS encoding dihydrofolate reductase family protein — protein sequence MRIGGGPSTVSQFLHADLIDFLHIAIVSVVLGTGVRIWDHLAGLEDRFTVESVSTASGLTHQLWNRKARA from the coding sequence GTGCGGATCGGTGGCGGGCCGTCGACCGTGAGCCAATTCCTGCATGCGGATCTCATTGACTTCCTGCACATTGCCATCGTTTCCGTTGTGCTCGGCACTGGCGTGCGGATCTGGGATCATCTGGCTGGATTGGAAGACCGGTTCACCGTCGAATCGGTCAGCACCGCCAGCGGCCTGACGCATCAGCTGTGGAACCGTAAGGCTCGTGCGTAG
- a CDS encoding isochorismatase family protein: MSETTESVLVIIDMQQGVVPGCIDADGVVNRAATLIDRARAHSVPVIWVMHDPVGAGTPDWDLVPPLERIDGEAIVRKNYRDSFAQTSLRDTLDQLGATRLIIAGAQSDYCIRTTTQRAAIEGYDVTLVGDAHTTGDAQWDGATITGEQIVAHTNMYFAGLRYPGQRFDVVTHSEVEL, translated from the coding sequence ATGTCGGAGACTACTGAATCGGTACTCGTGATCATCGACATGCAGCAGGGTGTGGTTCCCGGCTGCATTGATGCGGATGGGGTAGTGAACCGCGCAGCAACGCTCATCGACCGAGCACGGGCTCATTCCGTGCCGGTGATCTGGGTGATGCATGACCCGGTAGGAGCAGGTACACCCGACTGGGACCTCGTTCCGCCGCTGGAACGAATCGATGGCGAAGCTATCGTGAGGAAGAACTATCGCGATTCGTTCGCGCAGACGTCGCTGCGGGATACTCTCGACCAGTTGGGTGCGACTCGTCTGATCATTGCGGGGGCGCAATCGGACTACTGCATTAGGACTACTACTCAGCGCGCAGCAATCGAGGGATACGACGTCACCCTTGTGGGAGATGCCCATACGACCGGAGATGCCCAGTGGGACGGCGCGACTATCACTGGAGAGCAGATCGTGGCGCATACGAACATGTACTTCGCTGGCTTGCGGTATCCGGGACAGCGGTTCGATGTTGTGACTCATTCTGAAGTCGAGCTCTGA
- a CDS encoding HigA family addiction module antitoxin produces the protein MTTTDKIEPIHPGEILLEDFIEGFGITQNKLAVSIGVPPRRINEIVHGKRGITADTALRLAKYFGTSAEFWINLQSHYELDRAEDAAGDQIASITPLEVA, from the coding sequence TTGACTACCACTGACAAGATCGAGCCGATCCACCCGGGGGAGATCCTCCTGGAGGACTTTATCGAGGGGTTCGGGATCACTCAGAACAAGCTCGCCGTGTCGATCGGGGTGCCGCCGCGTCGGATCAATGAGATCGTGCACGGCAAGCGGGGGATCACCGCGGACACCGCGTTGCGGCTGGCGAAGTACTTCGGCACGTCGGCTGAGTTCTGGATCAACCTCCAAAGCCACTACGAGCTGGATCGCGCAGAGGATGCTGCAGGGGATCAGATCGCGTCGATCACGCCGCTGGAGGTCGCGTGA